A section of the Drosophila subobscura isolate 14011-0131.10 chromosome A, UCBerk_Dsub_1.0, whole genome shotgun sequence genome encodes:
- the LOC117898069 gene encoding probable serine/threonine-protein kinase mps1 isoform X2, producing the protein MNRSLAILLLAIIGCGSLELLQAHGAPLPEKSHKRWVRRRVSRYDPDLDIVEVKDVYYVRRPKKVVTNPISEDEMDRRMRCDFEPDRSECQGLSHSTSPAPPTTSTTDDSIDRRIRCDFDPTADDCKAAAVTQPPPRSTTHATTTTTTTTDLPLLPELTEPEEEPAEAPEEEEERLTTTEADYTLPEENDEDPEDPEDADEADEDGADADEEDDYDTEDHSHMGSIDPSEWNPR; encoded by the exons ATGAATAGATCCCTGGCCATCCTCCTGCTGGCGATAATTGGCTGCGGcagcctggagctgctgcaggctcACGGCGCCCCACTGCCCGAGAAATCGCACAAGCGCTGGGTGCGCCGCCGCGTCTCTCGCTACGATCCCGATCTGGATATTGTCGAGGTGAAGGACGTGTACTACGTGCGGCGGCCCAAGAAGGTGGTGACTAACCCCATCAGCGAGGACGAGATGGACAGGCGCATGCGCTGTGACTTTGAGCCGGATCGCAGTGAAT GTCAGGGCCTGAGCCACAGCACTAGTCCGGCACCACCAACGACCAGCACCACTGATGACTCCATAGATCGGCGCATACGCTGCGACTTTGACCCCACAGCAGATGATT GCAAGGCAGCAGCGGTcacacagccaccgccacgtAGCACCACGCACGCCACCACC accaccaccaccaccacggaTCTGCCACTATTGCCTGAGCTCACGGAGCCCGAGGAGGAGCCGGCGGAGGcgcccgaggaggaggaggagcggctAACAACCACAGAGGCTGACTACACGCTGCCCGAGGAGAATGATGAGGATCCAGAAGATCCCGAAGATGCAGATGAGGCGGATGAAGATGGCGCAGACGCTGATGAGGAGGACGATTACGACACTGAAGACCACAGCCATATGGGGAGCATAGATCCGAGCGAGTGGAATCCACGCTAA
- the LOC117899154 gene encoding serine protease easter, giving the protein MLLLLLLVLPLLANAQRWDKTKTHFGNCHTADYGRGTCVEPANCDFYDVDKLDASSKRQCYSRQRPDLVCCPRESNIIPVLGVRINNGTSTTTARPLLRLEAAPNQQTPPGAGSRPRPPTSPDQLPEHPYCGTAFASRVFGGSVAGILEFPWTTLLEFSEENGNKSHVCGAAFIAQRWLLTAAHCTHSFFMGPGRKLTGARLGEWNKATDPDCITNLNGRRECVPPHIRVAIDRILPHEQFSVRNLTNDIALLRLARPVNWLQMQHVEPVCLPPARGAAANQLVGAAVDVSGWGRTEHSESSNFKRKAMLIVQPLDQCQAAFSKDGQVLNENQLCAGGGIGVDSCNGDSGGPLTVEANTPQRDRLVYLAGVVSFGREECGQTEFSGVYTRISSYMDWIEETIRANRI; this is encoded by the exons atgctgctgctccttctcttgGTACTGCCGCTGCTCGCCAATGCTCAGCGCTGGGATA AGACAAAGACGCACTTTGGCAATTGCCACACGGCGGACTATGGCCGTGGCACGTGCGTCGAGCCCGCCAACTGTGACTTTTACGATGTGGACAAGCTGGACGCATCCAGCAAGCGGCAATGCTACTCCCGCCAGAGACCCGATTTG GTTTGCTGTCCGCGAGAGAGCAACATTATACCCGTGCTGGGGGTGCGCATCAACAATGGAACTAGCACAACCACAGCACGACCCTTGCTGCGACTGGAGGCAGCGCCCAACCAGCAGACACCACCTGGTGCCGGCTCACGACCCCGACCACCCACCAGCCCCGATCAGCTGCCGGAGCATCCGTACTGCGGCACGGCATTCGCCTCCCGTGTGTTCGGCGGCAGCGTGGCGGGCATCCTCGAGTTCCCCTGGACCACGCTGCTGGAGTTCTCCGAGGAGAATGGCAACAAGAGCCACGTCTGTGGCGCTGCCTTCATTGCCCAGCGCTGGCTGCTGACGGCCGCCCACTGCACGCACTCGTTCTTCATGGGCCCCGGTCGCAAGTTGACGGGCGCCCGGCTGGGCGAATGGAACAAGGCCACCGATCCCGATTGCATCACGAATTTGAACGGCAGGCGGGAGTGCGTGCCGCCGCATATACGTGTGGCCATCGATCGCATCCTGCCGCACGAGCAGTTCTCCGTCCGGAATCTGACCAACGACATTGCCCTGCTGCGGCTGGCTCGGCCCGTCAATTGGCTGCAGATGCAGCACGTGGAGCCCGTCTGCCTGCCGCCGGCACGTGGTGCAGCGGCCAATCAGCTGGTGGGCGCCGCCGTCGATGTCTCCGGCTGGGGGCGCACGGAGCACAGCGAATCGAGCAACTTCAAGCGCAAGGCGATGCTCATTGTGCAGCCGCTCGACCAGTGCCAGGCGGCGTTCAGCAAGGACGGCCAAGTGCTCAACGAGAACCAGCTGTGTGCCGGCGGCGGCATTGGCGTGGACTCCTGCAACGGAGACTCCGGCGGACCGCTCACCGTCGAGGCCAACACACCGCAGCGGGATCGCCTTGTCTACCTGGCGGGCGTCGTCTCGTTTGGGCGGGAGGAGTGCGGCCAGACGGAGTTCTCCGGCGTCTACACGAGAATCAGCAGCTACATGGACTGGATCGAGGAGACCATTCGAGCGAATCGCATTTAG
- the LOC117897241 gene encoding uncharacterized protein LOC117897241 yields MNHLQGSLLLVLLLLGAAAPSRAGLFDCEDKVPGLSDLNEKISEISGGSGSSEHEVRDFFKNFGCHIKEGAKKLGEKAKDLGTELKEGAQKLGAKAKVLGSDIKDRFDGFREKLAKDSAEEMSKDRGFLANVEVINPDILKGEQQCGHGHILDALGNCSKLRK; encoded by the coding sequence atgaatcACCTACAAGGatccctgctgctggtgctgctcctgctgggcGCTGCCGCCCCCAGCCGGGCGGGTCTCTTCGACTGCGAGGACAAGGTGCCCGGCCTGAGCGATCTGAATGAGAAGATCTCGGAGATATCGggtgggagtggcagcagcgagcaCGAGGTGCGCGACTTCTTCAAGAACTTTGGCTGCCACATCAAGGAGGGCGCCAAGAAGCTGGGCGAGAAGGCCAAGGATCTGGGCACCGAGCTGAAGGAGGGCGCCCAGAAGCTGGGCGCCAAGGCCAAGGTGCTAGGCAGCGACATCAAGGACCGCTTCGACGGCTTTCGCGAGAAGCTCGCCAAGGACTCGGCCGAAGAGATGTCAAAGGATCGCGGCTTTCTCGCCAACGTCGAGGTCATCAATCCGGACATCCTCAAGGGCGAACAGCAATGCGGCCACGGACACATCCTCGACGCCTTGGGCAACTGCAGCAAATTGAGGAAGTAG
- the LOC117899158 gene encoding uncharacterized protein LOC117899158 has protein sequence MKLQRLMLTAVLLLCLVLAQNDRTTEARRLIFYSPNSRTLHSQLLVSRRLPRPCPAGKMRDHRDRCRRALIFGRST, from the coding sequence ATGAAGCTGCAACGTCTGATGCTCActgccgtgctgctgctctgccttgTTCTGGCGCAAAATGACAGGACAACGGAGGCCCGCCGCCTGATTTTCTACAGTCCGAATAGCCGCACCCTGCACAGTCAGCTGCTCGTGTCGCGGCGCCTGCCGCGTCCCTGTCCCGCCGGCAAGATGCGCGACCATCGGGATCGCTGTCGTCGTGCGCTCATCTTCGGACGCAGCACCTGA
- the LOC117898069 gene encoding probable serine/threonine-protein kinase mps1 isoform X1: MNRSLAILLLAIIGCGSLELLQAHGAPLPEKSHKRWVRRRVSRYDPDLDIVEVKDVYYVRRPKKVVTNPISEDEMDRRMRCDFEPDRSECQGLSHSTSPAPPTTSTTDDSIDRRIRCDFDPTADDCKLSLGNGYRISPRSTTHATTTTTTTTDLPLLPELTEPEEEPAEAPEEEEERLTTTEADYTLPEENDEDPEDPEDADEADEDGADADEEDDYDTEDHSHMGSIDPSEWNPR; this comes from the exons ATGAATAGATCCCTGGCCATCCTCCTGCTGGCGATAATTGGCTGCGGcagcctggagctgctgcaggctcACGGCGCCCCACTGCCCGAGAAATCGCACAAGCGCTGGGTGCGCCGCCGCGTCTCTCGCTACGATCCCGATCTGGATATTGTCGAGGTGAAGGACGTGTACTACGTGCGGCGGCCCAAGAAGGTGGTGACTAACCCCATCAGCGAGGACGAGATGGACAGGCGCATGCGCTGTGACTTTGAGCCGGATCGCAGTGAAT GTCAGGGCCTGAGCCACAGCACTAGTCCGGCACCACCAACGACCAGCACCACTGATGACTCCATAGATCGGCGCATACGCTGCGACTTTGACCCCACAGCAGATGATTGTAAGTTGAGTCTGGGCAACGGCTATAGAATCT cgccacgtAGCACCACGCACGCCACCACC accaccaccaccaccacggaTCTGCCACTATTGCCTGAGCTCACGGAGCCCGAGGAGGAGCCGGCGGAGGcgcccgaggaggaggaggagcggctAACAACCACAGAGGCTGACTACACGCTGCCCGAGGAGAATGATGAGGATCCAGAAGATCCCGAAGATGCAGATGAGGCGGATGAAGATGGCGCAGACGCTGATGAGGAGGACGATTACGACACTGAAGACCACAGCCATATGGGGAGCATAGATCCGAGCGAGTGGAATCCACGCTAA
- the LOC117898061 gene encoding uncharacterized protein LOC117898061: protein MSQSPDEELEEEQADPLANLLSLQLRKPPHWNWELSTSRSCSNIALPRILLYDHTGALLVDAQGGSEQTYRSTDTAKERGQRDPQRRRKRSATSTLARDFHGLHIAEATPSPSRSRERSYTGSGSCIEINTHELPNWLPSASGSSRRSSSLRSVRFLDSPQPLVEQQQEEEVEEELVELPVYPTPPSTSTTTMTTTTANSSSSGPREKRRYRRSHSSILERFSMSRGRHSSPEYAQERDVELAPRYYLRTSKAGTLVIREESFSRMRQRRRRPPKHSSSENILQDGPPESAQSAVQATTRRRHQEVTAISTSEEEAQLEDKPRPSHGRQSRGRRTQRSCVKDVAQELITVDPDNCVYRAAPGATAR, encoded by the exons ATGTCCCAGTCTCCAGatgaggagctggaggaggagcaggccgATCCGCTGGCCAATCTGCTTAGCCTGCAGTTACGCAAGCCCCCGCACTGGAACTGGGAGCTGAGCACCtcccgcagctgcagcaacatcgCCCTGCCACGCATTCTGCTGTACGATCACACGGGCGCCCTGCTAGTGGACGCACAGGGCGGCAGCGAACAGACCTACCGATCGACGGACACGGCAAAGGAAAGGGGACAGCGAGATCCGCAGAGGCGCCGCAAGAGATCGGCCACATCCACTCTGGCGCGTGACTTTCATGGCCTGCACATTGCCGAGGCCACGCCCAGTCCGAGCAGAAGCCGCGAGCGCTCCTAcacgggcagcggcagctgcatcGAGATCAACACCCACGAGCTGCCCAACTGGctgcccagtgccagtggcagctccCGGCGTTCCAGCTCGCTGCGTAGCGTGCGTTTCCTGGACTCGCCACAGCCACtcgtggagcagcagcaggaggaggaggtagAGGAGGAGCTAGTGGAGCTGCCCGTTTATCCCACGCCGCCATCCACCTCAACGACCACAATGACCACCACCACGGCCAATTCGTCGTCGTCGGGGCCGCGGGAGAAGCGGCGCTATCGGCGCTCCCACAGCTCCATTTTGGAGCGGTTCAGCATgtcgcgtgggcgccactcGTCGCCGGAGTATGCCCAGGAGCGGGACGTGGAGCTGGCGCCGCGCTACTATCTGCGCACCAGCAAGGCGGGAACCCTGGTCATACGGGAGGAGAGCTTCAGCCGGATGCGGCAGCGCCGCCGCCGACCACCCAAGCACTCGTCCAGCGAGAACATACTGCAGGATGGGCCTCCGGAGAGTGCACAGAGTGCCGTGCAGGCCACGACACGGAGGCGTCACCAGGAGGTGACGGCCATCTCCActtcggaggaggaggcgcagcTGGAGGATAAGCCACGCCCCAGCCACGGACGACAGTCGCGCGGCAGACGGACGCAACGCAGCTGCGTCAAGGATGTGGCCCAGG AACTCATCACGGTTGATCCCGATAATTGTGTGTATCGTGCGGCGCCGGGCGCCACGGCACGCTAG
- the LOC117898083 gene encoding uncharacterized protein LOC117898083 — MVGRELRAQFDRGIWNEMRLLLLLPAAGLFLLLLLLRLPLPGDGAGRVIYFNQLKENQTLQAQKNATDRLGKGMLFDVGRGHCHRGYMHDHHGRCRRIV; from the exons ATGGTCGGCCGCGAATTGCGCGCTCAGTTCGATCGAGGCATTTGGAACGAGatgcgattgctgctgctgctgccggctgccgggTTGTTcctgctgttactgctgctccGACTGCCCCTGCCCGGGGACGGTGCGGGTCGTGTGATATATTTTAACCAGCTGAAAGAGAACCAGACGCTCCAAGCACAAAAGAATGCGACAGACAGGCTGGGCAAGGGCATGCTCTTCGATGTGGGACGTGGCCACTGTCATCGCGGCTACATGCACGATCATCATGGCCGTTGTCGTAGG ATTGTCTAG
- the LOC117897222 gene encoding uncharacterized protein LOC117897222, translated as MMLMTHTQLKLSVAIVVGLCLCLGQLQAAAILCGTEAKSLEDSATTTPKPHSEVTKFVHSVQCTLEKAKPWIENIEKEAKLLEEKARDVTRSLLQRITLFVNVLTLPKPERPQRPEESEESDKPEQPEKPEISQMNKDTEKQSSTTEGITSSNEEATTTAAATPANIEWLAEDANEVDNELPHGMNH; from the coding sequence ATGATGTTGATGACTCATACCCAGTTGAAGCTCAGTGTGGCCATTGTCGTtgggctgtgcctgtgcctcggccagctgcaggcagcGGCCATACTCTGTGGTACGGAGGCCAAGTCACTGGAAGATTCGGCCACGACGACCCCAAAGCCACACAGTGAGGTCACCAAGTTTGTGCACAGCGTGCAGTGCACTTTGGAGAAGGCCAAGCCCTGGATCGAGAACATTGAGAAGGaggccaagctgctggaggagaaggCCAGGGACGTGACACGATCGCTGCTCCAAAGGATTACGCTCTTTGTGAATGTGCTCACGCTGCCAAAGCCGGAGAGGCCGCAGAGGCCTGAGGAGTCAGAGGAGTCGGATAAACCTGAGCAGCCGGAGAAGCCAGAGATAAGCCAGATGAACAAAGACACCGAAAAGCAAAGCTCCACCACTGAGGGCATCACTTCCAGCAACgaggaggcaacaacaaccgcaGCTGCAACACCCGCAAATATCGAGTGGCTGGCAGAGGATGCCAACGAAGTCGACAACGAGCTGCCACACGGCATGAATCATTAG
- the LOC117897232 gene encoding uncharacterized protein LOC117897232, which produces MGNKIIKACTKVQRELPKNWLQKMQHSKSLNLILLVSLLLMGLAMAQEDRSSNAPHVRHKRGIFWDFFQKMVITKNLIVDQYTDTRNTLNDIYNTVNEQFSDPGPEKPTNRPRTTTEKSSISGEESGGGSSDEPTTTEGFQISRYELGRILGRNFRGLQRLAKSEFQVALNATKYNLMEYKAEADQQFANSLAVEKKNKLKSLKG; this is translated from the exons ATgggcaataaaataatcaaagcGTGCACAAAAGTGCAACGGGAATTGCCGAAAAACTGGTtacaaaa AATGCAACACAGTAAATCCCTTAACTTAATACTGCTGGTCAGTCTGCTGTTAATGGGCCTGGCCATGGCCCAGGAGGATCGCTCCTCGAACGCACCCCATGTGAGGCACAAGCGTGGAATCTTTTGGGACTTCTTCCAGAAAATGGTCATCACAAAGAACCTGATAGTGGAT CAATACACGGACACCAGGAACACCCTGAATGACATTTACAACACGGTCAACGAGCAGTTCAGCGATCCGGGCCCCGAGAAGCCCACCAATCGGCCACGCACCACAACCGAGAAGTCG TCCATCAGCGGGGAGGAGAGCGGAGGTGGGAGCAGCGATGAGCCCACCACCACGGAAGGATTCCAGATATCCCGTTACGAGCTGGGCCGTATCCTGGGTCGTAACTTCCGAGGCTTGCAGCGACTGGCGAAGAGCGAGTTCCAAGTGGCCCTCAAT GCCACCAAGTACAATCTGATGGAGTACAAGGCCGAGGCGGATCAGCAATTCGCCAACAGCCTGGCCGTcgagaagaaaaacaaactgaagAGTCTCAAGGGCTAA
- the LOC117897251 gene encoding uncharacterized protein LOC117897251 yields the protein MKSFLLCSTLFAVLLIVQVQVRADCDETKSPDDSDFKHFFKSLGCKVKQGAEDVAEAAKPYTDKIGEGAKDFGSSVAHKYDELKHRLSDDTSSPKPPSAVPFDAPTEKVPLAPIAPSHPPAL from the exons ATGAAATCGTTTTTGCTGTGCTCCACCCTGTTCGCCGTGCTGCTGATCGTCCAGGTCCAGGTGCGTGCCGACTGCGACGAGACAAAGAGCCCGGACGACAGCGACTTCAAGCACTTCTTCAAGAGTCTCGGCTGCAAGGTGAAGCAGGGTGCCGAGGATGTGGCCGAGGCGGCCAAGCCCTACACCGACAAGATCGGCGAGGGGGCCAAGGACTTTGGCAGCTCCGTTGCCCACAAGTACGACGAGCTGAAGCATCGCCTCAGCGATGACACCTCCTCGCCCAAGCCCCCGTCGGCGGTGCCCTTTGATGCGCCCACCGAGAAGGTGCCCCTCGCACCCATTGCACCCTCCCATCCACCCGCTCTATA g
- the LOC117899155 gene encoding uncharacterized protein LOC117899155: MSLQRVHQLLLYSICLMAVIVFCAPAGSESRRVIFLAPNGIHRGQILATHGMEKPCPQCHMHDHRGNCRRIISYNADGVRC, from the exons ATGTCTCTGCAACGCGTTCATCAGCTGCTCCTTTATTCGATCTGCCTGATGGCGGTGATTGTGTTTTGTGCACCGGCGGGAAGCGAGTCGCGTCGTGTCATCTTTTTGGCACCCAATGGCATACACCGCGGACAGATCTTGGCCACGCATGGCATGGAGAAGCCTTGCCCCCAGTGCCACATGCACGATCATCGCGGCAATTGTCGCCGCATCATTTCGTACAATGCAG ATGGCGTGCGCTGCTGA